From the Paludibacterium paludis genome, one window contains:
- a CDS encoding sulfurtransferase TusA family protein, whose product MQPDKLIDLSGLNCPLPILRAKKALAEMESGKVLEVIATDPGAPKDFEAFCRQTGNGLVESTVREDGKFRMVLKRK is encoded by the coding sequence ATGCAGCCCGACAAATTGATCGACCTGTCCGGACTCAATTGTCCGCTTCCCATCCTGCGCGCCAAAAAGGCGCTCGCGGAAATGGAGAGCGGCAAGGTTCTCGAGGTGATCGCCACCGACCCGGGCGCGCCCAAGGACTTCGAGGCGTTCTGCCGCCAGACCGGCAACGGGCTTGTGGAGTCGACGGTGCGAGAGGATGGCAAGTTCCGCATGGTACTCAAACGCAAGTGA
- a CDS encoding NRDE family protein, which translates to MMCVIAFAYKTGRLGPLVLLANRDEYHRRETAPLDWWQDHPGTLGGRDLEGGGSWLAVDSRGRLAAVTNIRDGYPVKARLSRGTLVERFVTGDMTALEFATELAQSTGDYAPYNLLFGQTDDLFHFHSRTGRITRVTPGVHTLSNATLDTPWFKCQRLADQLSCAPRPPSEDDAFEWLYDRHAAPPELLPNTGVGTALERLLSPVFVEARDYGTRASMLLTVSARGDIQFAERSFGLACRETGRRRYTLRPGQMIPPGATKGAVS; encoded by the coding sequence ATGATGTGTGTGATTGCCTTCGCCTACAAGACCGGCAGGCTCGGACCCCTTGTCCTGCTGGCCAACCGCGACGAATACCACCGGCGTGAAACCGCGCCGCTCGACTGGTGGCAGGATCACCCCGGCACTTTGGGCGGTCGGGATCTGGAGGGGGGCGGCAGCTGGCTCGCGGTCGACAGCCGCGGCCGCCTCGCGGCGGTGACCAATATCCGCGACGGCTACCCGGTCAAGGCGCGCCTCTCGCGCGGCACGCTGGTGGAACGCTTCGTCACCGGAGACATGACCGCCCTGGAATTCGCCACGGAACTCGCTCAGAGCACCGGCGACTATGCGCCCTATAACCTGCTGTTCGGGCAAACCGACGATCTGTTTCATTTTCACAGCCGGACCGGGCGCATCACACGCGTCACACCGGGCGTGCACACCCTGTCCAACGCCACGCTCGATACCCCGTGGTTCAAGTGCCAGCGGCTCGCCGACCAACTCTCCTGCGCCCCCCGCCCCCCCAGCGAGGACGATGCCTTCGAATGGCTGTACGACCGCCATGCGGCGCCGCCCGAGCTGTTGCCCAACACGGGCGTCGGCACGGCGCTCGAACGCCTCTTGTCGCCGGTGTTCGTCGAGGCGCGGGACTACGGAACACGGGCCTCGATGCTGTTGACCGTCTCCGCCCGCGGAGACATCCAGTTCGCCGAACGCAGTTTCGGACTCGCCTGCCGGGAAACCGGTCGGCGCCGCTATACGCTCCGGCCGGGACAAATGATCCCGCCGGGCGCCACCAAAGGAGCCGTTTCTTGA
- a CDS encoding CNP1-like family protein, translating into MKKLVLLTGLCLLSAAASAEYKRHYNTNYALPDEGPWEESAYTLPAYPGAEGFTALDVPRTEGTRYLVEEKSLTITPDGVVHYVLKVVTPRGAENLSVEGLQCAKKRIRNYAFGDNVNKRWIESVNGAWRDWSRQDKVRVTVRETLCPDGFAPKSAEEAVTLLKKAAPRQ; encoded by the coding sequence TTGAAAAAACTCGTCCTGCTGACCGGCCTGTGCCTTTTGAGCGCGGCAGCCTCGGCCGAATACAAGCGCCATTACAACACCAACTACGCCCTGCCCGACGAGGGCCCGTGGGAGGAATCGGCTTACACGCTGCCCGCCTACCCGGGAGCCGAAGGCTTCACCGCTCTGGACGTACCGCGTACCGAGGGCACCCGCTACCTTGTCGAAGAGAAAAGCCTGACCATCACACCGGATGGCGTGGTTCATTACGTATTGAAGGTGGTCACCCCGCGCGGTGCGGAAAACCTCAGTGTCGAAGGGTTGCAGTGCGCGAAAAAGCGGATTCGCAACTATGCGTTCGGCGATAATGTGAACAAGCGCTGGATCGAATCGGTGAATGGCGCTTGGCGCGACTGGAGCCGCCAGGACAAGGTACGGGTGACGGTGCGTGAAACGCTCTGCCCCGACGGCTTTGCTCCCAAAAGCGCCGAAGAGGCCGTGACACTGCTGAAAAAAGCCGCGCCGCGTCAGTAG
- the lpxC gene encoding UDP-3-O-acyl-N-acetylglucosamine deacetylase yields the protein MLQRTLKEAISATGVGLHSGERVRLTLRPAPPDSGITFVRTDLPEPVKVKAEPVLVNDTRLSSTLVDPTGVRVGTIEHLMSALAGLGIDNLVVEVTAAEIPIMDGSAAPFLFLVQTAGIVEQPVPKKFIRVLEPVAVVEGDKWVRLDPLDGFKVTLSIEFNHPAFNLAPQKVEVDFAHRSYIEEISRARTFGFMHEVEYMRNHGLGLGGSLDNAIVIDDDYVLNPEGLRFPDEFVRHKILDAIGDLYIVGHPLIAHFSGHKSGHAMNNQLLRELLSRPSAWEFVSFSDPSEVPSSFHSVPEVV from the coding sequence ATATTGCAGCGCACGCTCAAAGAAGCGATCAGCGCGACCGGTGTGGGTTTGCACTCCGGCGAACGGGTGCGTCTTACCCTTCGCCCGGCGCCGCCCGATTCCGGCATCACCTTTGTCCGCACCGACTTGCCCGAGCCGGTGAAGGTCAAGGCGGAACCGGTGCTTGTCAACGACACGCGTCTCTCCTCGACACTGGTCGATCCGACCGGTGTGCGTGTCGGCACCATCGAGCACCTGATGTCGGCCCTGGCGGGTCTTGGCATCGACAATCTGGTCGTGGAAGTGACCGCGGCGGAGATCCCCATCATGGATGGCTCCGCCGCGCCCTTCCTGTTTCTCGTTCAGACGGCGGGCATCGTCGAGCAGCCCGTCCCGAAGAAATTCATTCGCGTTCTCGAACCGGTTGCGGTCGTCGAGGGCGACAAGTGGGTGCGCCTGGATCCTCTGGATGGATTCAAGGTCACCTTGTCCATCGAATTCAACCATCCGGCGTTCAATCTGGCTCCGCAGAAAGTCGAAGTGGATTTCGCGCACCGCTCGTATATCGAGGAAATCAGCCGGGCGCGGACCTTCGGTTTCATGCACGAAGTCGAATACATGCGCAATCACGGCCTCGGCCTTGGCGGCAGCCTCGACAACGCGATCGTTATCGATGACGACTATGTGCTCAATCCGGAAGGGCTGAGGTTTCCCGACGAGTTCGTCAGACACAAGATTCTCGACGCCATCGGGGACCTGTATATCGTCGGTCATCCGCTGATCGCTCATTTCTCCGGCCACAAGTCGGGCCATGCGATGAACAATCAACTGCTGCGCGAACTGCTGTCGCGGCCTTCGGCCTGGGAGTTCGTGAGTTTTTCCGATCCATCGGAAGTGCCGTCCAGCTTCCACAGCGTGCCGGAGGTGGTGTGA
- the ftsZ gene encoding cell division protein FtsZ, producing the protein MSGMVFEVMQETAQEAVIKVIGIGGGGCNAIDNMIDNKVQGVDFICANTDAQTLKRNKAPVKVQLGSNLTKGLGAGANPDVGRNAALEDRERITEMLRGANMVFITAGMGGGTGTGAAPVFAEVAKEMGILTVGVVTRPFDHEGKRMKVAQAGIDDLKKHVDSLIVIPNEKLMEVLGEDVTMREAFRAADDVLKGAVAGIAEVITCPGLINVDFADVRTVMSEMGLAMMGSAYASGIDRARVAAEQAVASPLLDNITLEGARGVLVNISTAPGCLKMSEYREIMSIIRQYADEDAQVKFGTAEVEDMAEDTIRVTLIATGLGQRKNGNREERPEYIKVVKTGTDNRPVDVLNYDEFDTPAIIRKSPRRGGQALDFSNPEVSESYDIPAFLRKQAD; encoded by the coding sequence ATGAGCGGAATGGTATTCGAAGTCATGCAGGAAACGGCTCAGGAAGCCGTGATCAAGGTCATCGGTATCGGCGGCGGCGGTTGCAACGCCATCGACAACATGATCGACAACAAGGTGCAGGGCGTGGACTTCATCTGCGCCAATACCGATGCGCAAACGCTCAAGCGCAACAAGGCGCCGGTGAAAGTGCAGCTTGGCAGCAATCTGACCAAGGGTCTGGGCGCCGGCGCGAATCCGGATGTCGGCCGCAACGCCGCCCTGGAGGATCGCGAGCGCATCACCGAAATGCTGCGTGGCGCGAACATGGTGTTCATTACCGCTGGCATGGGCGGCGGCACCGGTACCGGCGCGGCGCCGGTTTTCGCCGAAGTGGCCAAGGAAATGGGCATTCTGACCGTGGGCGTGGTGACCCGTCCCTTCGACCATGAAGGCAAGCGGATGAAGGTGGCTCAGGCCGGCATCGACGATCTGAAAAAACACGTCGACTCCCTGATCGTCATCCCCAACGAAAAACTGATGGAAGTGCTGGGCGAGGACGTGACGATGCGCGAAGCGTTCCGCGCGGCCGACGACGTGCTCAAGGGCGCGGTGGCCGGTATCGCCGAAGTCATCACCTGCCCGGGCCTGATCAACGTGGACTTCGCCGACGTGCGCACCGTGATGAGTGAAATGGGCCTGGCGATGATGGGCTCGGCCTATGCCTCCGGTATCGACCGCGCCCGCGTGGCGGCCGAACAGGCCGTGGCGAGCCCGCTGCTCGACAACATCACCCTGGAGGGCGCGCGCGGCGTGCTGGTGAACATTTCCACCGCGCCAGGCTGCCTGAAGATGAGCGAGTATCGCGAGATCATGAGCATCATCCGCCAGTACGCGGACGAAGACGCCCAGGTCAAGTTCGGTACCGCCGAAGTCGAGGACATGGCCGAAGACACCATCCGCGTGACCCTGATCGCGACGGGCCTTGGCCAGCGCAAGAATGGCAATCGCGAAGAGCGTCCGGAATACATCAAGGTCGTGAAGACCGGTACCGACAACCGTCCGGTTGACGTGCTCAACTACGACGAATTCGATACCCCGGCCATCATTCGCAAGAGTCCGCGTCGTGGCGGGCAGGCGCTGGATTTTTCCAATCCGGAGGTGAGCGAGTCCTACGATATTCCGGCATTCCTGCGCAAGCAGGCTGATTGA